One genomic segment of Intestinimonas butyriciproducens includes these proteins:
- a CDS encoding GNAT family N-acetyltransferase — MKKLGDEIGLTLPDEQWENDVMDYRKEFIEMGERLHGAGNLHESESYAEWLAGVRNNMDPATVRGGLVPATSYLGVRASDGTLVGMIQIRHALNDYLRRFGGHIGYSVRKGERRKGYAGEMLHLALEKCREMGISRVLVTCDRENTASARTILSNGGMLEGEVREGAGVTQRYWIEV, encoded by the coding sequence GTGAAAAAATTGGGAGATGAAATCGGACTGACGCTCCCGGATGAGCAGTGGGAGAATGACGTGATGGATTACCGAAAAGAATTTATAGAAATGGGAGAGAGATTGCACGGTGCAGGGAACCTGCATGAGTCAGAGTCCTACGCCGAATGGCTTGCGGGAGTAAGGAACAACATGGACCCAGCAACGGTGCGGGGCGGGTTGGTGCCCGCCACCTCCTATCTGGGGGTACGGGCCTCCGACGGGACTCTGGTAGGCATGATTCAGATTCGGCATGCCCTCAATGATTACCTGCGTCGGTTCGGTGGCCATATCGGATACAGCGTCCGAAAAGGGGAGCGTCGGAAGGGATACGCGGGGGAGATGCTTCACCTCGCCCTGGAAAAGTGCAGAGAGATGGGGATTTCCCGCGTATTGGTGACCTGTGACCGGGAAAACACCGCTTCGGCCCGAACCATCCTGTCCAATGGCGGCATGCTGGAAGGAGAGGTACGGGAGGGCGCGGGTGTCACACAGCGGTACTGGATCGAGGTGTAA
- a CDS encoding NUDIX hydrolase, with protein sequence MELLQILERYAPFNEQEARDRAVLMGLLRTGQNLWTRENEAAHLTASAWVVNGDRERVLMAYHNIYDSWSWLGGHADGERDLLAVAMREVREESGLARVAPVSEALFSLEILTVDGHEKRGRYVPSHLHLNLTYLLEADEHELLAVKPDENSAVAWFGREEAVEASSEPWFRARVYSKLNAKLARL encoded by the coding sequence ATGGAGCTTTTGCAGATACTGGAGCGCTATGCCCCCTTCAACGAGCAGGAGGCGCGGGACCGGGCGGTTTTGATGGGATTACTGCGTACCGGCCAGAACCTGTGGACCCGGGAGAATGAGGCCGCCCATCTGACCGCTTCGGCCTGGGTGGTGAACGGGGACAGAGAGCGGGTGTTGATGGCCTATCACAATATTTACGATTCCTGGTCCTGGCTGGGCGGACATGCGGACGGAGAGCGGGATCTGCTGGCCGTGGCGATGCGGGAGGTACGGGAAGAGAGCGGACTGGCCCGGGTGGCGCCGGTGTCGGAGGCGCTCTTTTCCCTGGAGATCCTGACGGTGGACGGCCATGAGAAGCGCGGGAGGTATGTCCCCTCTCACCTTCATCTGAACCTCACCTATCTCTTGGAGGCCGACGAGCACGAACTTCTGGCGGTAAAACCCGACGAAAACAGCGCAGTGGCCTGGTTTGGCAGGGAGGAGGCCGTGGAGGCCTCCTCCGAACCCTGGTTCCGGGCCCGCGTCTATTCCAAGCTCAACGCCAAGCTGGCACGGCTGTAA
- a CDS encoding aldo/keto reductase, with the protein MEYRKMEKLHVRPSLLGFGCMRFPTRPDGGIDEAQAQAMLDRAYRGGVNYFDTAYFYHNGASENFVGRALAAYPRESYFLTSKLPTTLIHSLDKAKTIFDEQMGRLQRDDLDFYLLHNINGARWREMVELGVVDWCLELQRQGVFRHFGFSFHGAYEEFREILTARDWDCCQIQFNYMDTEDQAGIRGYRLAEELGVPLIVMEPIKGGSLANPPESVMRLFREKHPGASASSWALRWVAGMPNVMTVLSGMSTMEQLEDNLRTFTAFQPLDSGEQAVLERAAAEFKRLVKNGCTGCRYCMPCPAGVDIPLNFKLWNDWGMFHNPPRFQARWGNMEEASRATSCVGCGACEEKCPQGLDIRGDLLRLREELAALEQ; encoded by the coding sequence ATGGAATACAGAAAGATGGAAAAGCTGCATGTAAGGCCGTCCCTGCTGGGCTTCGGCTGTATGCGTTTCCCCACGCGCCCGGACGGGGGCATTGACGAGGCGCAGGCGCAGGCCATGCTGGACAGGGCCTACCGCGGCGGCGTCAACTATTTCGACACCGCTTATTTCTACCACAATGGCGCCAGCGAAAATTTTGTCGGACGCGCGCTTGCGGCCTATCCCCGGGAGAGCTATTTCCTCACCAGCAAGCTGCCCACGACCCTGATCCATTCTTTGGATAAGGCCAAGACCATCTTCGACGAGCAGATGGGGCGGCTCCAGAGAGACGACCTGGATTTTTATCTCCTCCACAACATCAACGGGGCCCGCTGGCGGGAGATGGTGGAGCTGGGTGTGGTGGACTGGTGCCTGGAACTCCAGAGACAAGGCGTGTTCCGCCACTTTGGCTTCTCCTTCCACGGCGCCTATGAGGAATTCCGGGAGATCCTGACGGCCCGGGACTGGGACTGCTGCCAGATCCAGTTCAACTATATGGACACGGAGGATCAGGCCGGGATCAGGGGATATCGCCTTGCGGAGGAGCTGGGGGTCCCGCTCATTGTGATGGAGCCCATCAAGGGCGGCTCCCTGGCCAACCCTCCGGAGTCCGTCATGCGGCTTTTCCGGGAGAAACATCCCGGGGCCTCTGCCTCTTCCTGGGCGCTCCGGTGGGTGGCAGGCATGCCCAATGTCATGACGGTCCTCTCGGGTATGTCCACAATGGAGCAGCTGGAAGACAATCTGCGCACCTTTACAGCCTTTCAGCCGCTGGACAGCGGGGAGCAGGCGGTCCTGGAGCGGGCGGCGGCGGAATTCAAGCGCTTGGTCAAGAACGGCTGCACGGGGTGCCGCTACTGTATGCCCTGCCCTGCGGGGGTGGATATCCCGCTGAATTTCAAGCTCTGGAACGACTGGGGCATGTTTCACAATCCGCCCCGCTTTCAGGCCCGGTGGGGCAATATGGAGGAAGCCAGCCGGGCGACGAGCTGTGTGGGGTGCGGGGCCTGTGAGGAGAAATGTCCTCAGGGACTGGACATACGGGGAGACCTGCTCCGCCTGCGGGAGGAGCTGGCGGCGCTGGAGCAGTAA
- a CDS encoding Na+/H+ antiporter NhaC family protein, which translates to MSEQVKKKTVKPWQAMLMLILGIAIIFIGLKMGINNRIILLFDGVLMCVLSCCFGIRYDDLQADMKATISSMLVAILILIAVGVLVGTWMISGTVPVMIYYGMKVLTPGLFLPIVCVVCTLMSTMAGTSWGTLATVGVAFMGVAQGLGVPLPVTAGAIVVGAFFGDKISPLSDSPVLVSSVTEVPLMEGIKHALLSTGPAYLVSLVFLSIYGLRFGGGTVGGETYEAILSTVTSQFNLSPLLLLPPIVVVVLIVLKKPTLPTFTAGIFVAVVLAMALQGENVHSVASAMYGGFVSDTGVEVVDSMLTRGGFTSMLGTIGLLIAAGVFGAPLRTAGVVDILLDYVHRIAGNSKIMATGVLVIHALFFTITGAYYVSYPVVGSMVKDMFPEYGLDKKNLMRIMLDTGTGLAPLVPWATTGAYVVSTLGIDNMSFAPFAPMLWLSIIISLAMGLTGIGMAKLKAPITAQM; encoded by the coding sequence ATGAGTGAGCAAGTCAAGAAGAAAACGGTAAAACCCTGGCAAGCGATGCTGATGCTGATCTTGGGCATCGCCATCATCTTCATAGGGCTGAAGATGGGCATCAACAACCGCATCATCCTGCTGTTTGACGGTGTACTGATGTGCGTGCTCTCCTGCTGCTTTGGTATTCGGTATGACGATCTACAGGCGGATATGAAGGCGACCATCAGCTCGATGCTGGTGGCCATTCTGATTCTGATTGCGGTCGGCGTGCTGGTGGGCACTTGGATGATTTCCGGTACTGTGCCCGTCATGATCTATTATGGCATGAAAGTGCTGACGCCGGGGCTGTTCCTGCCCATCGTCTGCGTTGTCTGTACGCTGATGTCCACCATGGCCGGAACCTCCTGGGGCACTCTGGCCACCGTGGGCGTGGCCTTTATGGGCGTGGCCCAGGGTTTGGGCGTGCCGCTGCCGGTCACCGCCGGCGCAATCGTAGTAGGGGCTTTTTTCGGGGATAAGATTTCACCGCTGTCGGACTCCCCTGTGCTGGTCTCCAGTGTGACGGAGGTGCCCCTGATGGAGGGGATCAAGCACGCGCTTTTGTCCACCGGCCCGGCCTATCTCGTATCGCTGGTGTTCCTGAGTATATACGGGTTGCGCTTCGGCGGGGGCACCGTGGGCGGTGAGACCTATGAAGCCATTCTGAGCACGGTGACTAGCCAGTTCAACCTCTCGCCCCTGCTGCTCCTGCCTCCCATTGTGGTGGTGGTCCTGATCGTCCTGAAAAAGCCGACCCTGCCAACCTTCACCGCCGGTATCTTTGTGGCTGTGGTCCTGGCCATGGCGCTCCAGGGAGAGAATGTGCACTCGGTGGCCTCCGCCATGTACGGCGGCTTTGTCAGCGACACCGGCGTGGAGGTGGTGGACAGCATGCTGACCCGGGGCGGCTTTACCAGCATGCTCGGGACGATCGGTCTGCTCATCGCCGCCGGTGTGTTCGGCGCCCCCCTGCGTACCGCCGGCGTGGTGGATATCCTGTTGGACTATGTGCACAGGATAGCCGGAAACTCCAAAATCATGGCCACCGGCGTCCTGGTCATCCACGCGCTGTTCTTCACCATTACCGGAGCCTACTATGTCTCTTACCCTGTGGTGGGCTCCATGGTGAAGGATATGTTCCCGGAATACGGCCTGGACAAAAAGAACCTGATGCGCATCATGCTGGACACCGGCACGGGTCTCGCGCCCCTGGTGCCCTGGGCCACCACTGGAGCCTATGTAGTGAGCACCCTGGGCATTGACAATATGTCCTTTGCCCCCTTTGCCCCCATGCTGTGGCTGTCCATCATCATCTCCTTGGCGATGGGGCTTACCGGTATCGGGATGGCCAAGCTGAAGGCCCCAATAACCGCTCAGATGTGA
- a CDS encoding sigma-54 interaction domain-containing protein, translated as MKTLLLVTKRRAVQEMYYEELVKVFGERLNILPCVQSDDGTDFTSDSGIAQADIVLITNPYSFPLARRQMRPDAQIINLNFSFSRDKVDALKLFPVGTEALACFNYYSSAHQAVNALYEAGVTNLNLYVNYPGNRNLNKKRIGLAIVSGQTDQVPDGVTRVFDLGPRKLSLTTMLEIAVKANILDSALEEAIIRYSRTISVPDNFLSYFYDSSGASTLQLKAVMECIDYGIVIYDQNWRIINFNQNFIRLFGLSPNLYGRVLRDFPWEAELKDLIFSDREFRNRLCTLHGRGKSFTVSKEKINKGDRQWDLYILLLKDITELTNLERSLRHQIAKRGHVARYTFSDIKGNSPAMSQCLEKARRIAQIDKPTLIVGESGTGKELFAQSIHSASSRAHFPFVAMNCAAIPPTLLESELFGYEEGAFTGARKGGKEGLFQMAQKGTLFLDEIGELSLPTQAKLLRVLEEREIMKVGSGELIRVDVRIIAATNRDLNALVDCGTFRLDLYYRLNTLIINVPPLRSRRSDIPLLIQEFLLHEGKEKMEMEPAVRAFLMDYPWKGNIRELRNCVEYMANLSDGPITADHLPDYIRETYESSRSSQALLHKRVGELTQYDREAITNILILLKRKPAGRRGLLRALSEEELYMTEYRLRELLNYLSQNGYVVFGRGRAGCSLSRSGEQLLSLLRQKS; from the coding sequence ATGAAGACACTGCTTTTGGTCACAAAGCGGAGAGCCGTACAGGAGATGTACTACGAAGAGCTTGTCAAGGTCTTTGGCGAACGGCTCAATATCCTCCCCTGCGTCCAGTCCGACGACGGGACCGATTTCACATCCGACAGCGGCATTGCTCAGGCGGATATCGTACTGATCACCAACCCCTACTCCTTCCCCTTGGCCAGGCGCCAGATGCGGCCGGATGCCCAAATCATCAATCTGAATTTCTCCTTTTCCAGAGACAAGGTGGACGCGCTGAAGCTTTTCCCCGTGGGTACGGAGGCCCTGGCCTGCTTTAATTACTATTCCTCCGCCCATCAGGCGGTCAACGCCCTGTATGAGGCGGGGGTGACGAATCTCAATCTCTACGTCAACTATCCCGGCAATCGGAATTTGAATAAAAAGCGGATCGGCCTGGCCATTGTCTCCGGCCAGACCGACCAGGTGCCGGACGGGGTCACACGGGTCTTTGATCTCGGCCCACGCAAGCTTTCCCTGACCACCATGCTGGAGATTGCCGTAAAGGCCAATATCCTCGACAGTGCCCTGGAGGAGGCGATCATCCGCTATTCCAGGACGATTTCCGTACCGGACAACTTTCTCTCCTACTTCTATGACTCCTCCGGCGCCTCCACGCTTCAGCTCAAAGCTGTGATGGAGTGCATCGACTACGGCATCGTCATCTACGACCAGAACTGGCGGATCATTAACTTCAACCAGAACTTCATCCGGCTCTTTGGCCTAAGCCCCAATCTTTATGGAAGGGTCCTCCGGGATTTCCCCTGGGAAGCCGAGCTGAAGGACCTCATCTTTTCCGACCGCGAATTCCGCAACCGATTGTGCACACTCCATGGCAGAGGAAAAAGCTTTACTGTCTCCAAAGAAAAGATCAACAAAGGGGACAGGCAGTGGGACCTCTACATCCTGTTGCTCAAGGACATTACGGAGCTGACCAATCTGGAGCGATCCCTCCGGCATCAGATTGCAAAGCGGGGGCATGTGGCCCGCTACACCTTCTCGGATATCAAGGGGAACAGTCCGGCCATGTCCCAGTGCCTGGAGAAGGCCCGGCGCATCGCGCAGATCGATAAGCCCACGCTGATCGTCGGCGAGAGTGGCACAGGCAAGGAGCTCTTCGCCCAGTCCATCCACAGCGCCTCCTCCCGGGCCCATTTCCCCTTTGTGGCCATGAACTGCGCGGCGATCCCCCCCACCCTGCTGGAATCGGAGCTCTTTGGTTATGAAGAGGGCGCCTTTACCGGTGCCCGCAAGGGCGGAAAAGAGGGCCTTTTCCAGATGGCGCAGAAGGGGACCCTCTTTCTGGATGAGATCGGCGAGCTCTCCCTTCCCACCCAGGCAAAGCTCCTGCGGGTACTGGAGGAACGCGAGATCATGAAAGTAGGCAGCGGAGAGCTTATCCGTGTGGACGTCCGCATCATCGCCGCCACCAACCGTGATCTGAACGCGTTGGTAGACTGCGGCACTTTCCGGCTGGACCTCTACTATCGGCTCAACACCCTTATCATCAACGTGCCGCCCCTACGCTCCCGGCGTTCCGACATTCCCTTGCTCATCCAGGAATTTCTTCTCCACGAGGGCAAGGAAAAAATGGAGATGGAGCCTGCGGTGCGCGCTTTTTTGATGGATTACCCCTGGAAGGGCAACATTCGGGAGCTGAGGAACTGTGTGGAGTATATGGCCAATCTCTCCGACGGTCCCATCACGGCGGACCACCTCCCGGACTATATACGGGAGACTTACGAGTCCTCCCGCTCTTCCCAGGCCCTTCTCCACAAGCGGGTAGGCGAGCTGACCCAGTATGACCGCGAGGCCATCACGAATATTTTAATCCTGCTGAAGCGAAAGCCCGCCGGTCGGCGCGGACTCCTCCGGGCGCTTTCAGAAGAGGAGCTCTACATGACCGAATACCGCCTGCGGGAGCTTTTGAACTATTTGAGTCAGAACGGCTACGTGGTCTTCGGCCGCGGAAGGGCAGGCTGCTCCCTGTCCAGATCCGGCGAGCAGCTCCTCTCCCTGCTGCGGCAGAAGTCATAG